From a single Camarhynchus parvulus chromosome 20, STF_HiC, whole genome shotgun sequence genomic region:
- the CTCFL gene encoding transcriptional repressor CTCFL, which translates to MALTLRGGISVLHGSELPQIRTLQEKSARSKAADKPLDTLPMEGQVLHKIDRDNDAIAFENNIQQLSPSEEGEGKEVFSTVGETKSQSCKGGDDLSDSFNESKEQEYPTASEQTVVRNLKNLKFEACAPQQEKGETKSFNCFFCTFTSVRLWSLRRHLKTHSDEKHHACHLCPKAFRTAALLHSYASTHTENKPHKCSECDTAFVTREELARHRRYKHTLEKPFKCTICEYSSVEASKMRHHVHSHTGERLYPCHLCSYASKDAHKLKRHMLTHTGEKRYECYVCQARFTQSGTMKIHVLQKHGQNVPKHQCPHCSAFLSWKSDLEGMEGSFSLSQIEIDMLEG; encoded by the exons ATGGCCCTGACCCTGCGGGGCGGCATCTCCGTGCTCCATGGCTCGGAGCTGCCGCAGATCCGTACATTGCAAGAAAAGAGTGCACGAAGCAAGGCGGCAGATAAACCGCTAGACACGCTCCCGATGGAGGGACAAGTTCTGCATAAG attgaCAGAGATAATGATGCcattgcatttgaaaataacaTCCAGCAACTGAGCCCATCTGaagagggggaaggaaaggaagtttTTTCCACTGTTGGGGAAACAAAGAGTCAGAGCTGCAAAGGGGGTGATGATTTGTCAGATTCTTTCAATGAAAGCAAAGAGCAGGAATATCCAACTGCATCAGAACAAACAGTTGTAAGAAATCTCAAGAATCTAAAATTTGAGGCTTGTGCTCCACAAcaggaaaaag GAGAAACAAAAAGTTTCAACTGTTTTTTCTGCACATTCACCTCAGTCAGGTTATGGAGTCTTAGGCGTCATTTGAAAACGCATTCGGATGAGAAACATCACGCGTGTCACCTCTGCCCCAAGGCCTTCCgtacagcagctctgctgcataGCTATGCCAGCACACATACAG AGAACAAACCCCATAAATGCAGTGAGTGTGACACAGCCTTTGTGACCCGAGAGGAACTTGCACGACACAGGAGGTACAAGCACACTTTGGAGAAGCCTTTCAAGTGCACAATATGTGAATACTCCAGTGTAGAA GCCAGCAAGATGAGACACCACGTTCACTCGCACACGGGAGAGCGGCTCTACCCCTGCCACCTGTGCAGCTATGCCAGCAAAGATGCCCACAAACTGAAAAGGCACATGTTAACTCACACAG GTGAAAAACGCTATGAATGTTACGTTTGCCAGGCCAGATTCACTCAGAGTGGTACCATGAAAATCCATGTGTTACAGAAACATGGACAAAATGTGCCAAAACACCAATGTCCACATTGTAGTGCTTTCCTTTCTTGGAAAAGTGATTTGG AGGGCATGGAAGGTTCTTTCAGTCTTTCACAAATTGAAATTGATATGCTGGAAGGATGA